One segment of Neobacillus endophyticus DNA contains the following:
- a CDS encoding homoserine dehydrogenase codes for MKAISIGLLGLGTVGAGVIQIIKNHQDKLMHQVGCPVIIKKILVQDINKTRSIEVEKELLTSNADEILNDKEIDVIIEVMGGVGATKDYLINALRQGKHVVTANKDLMALHGSELLTVASEHGCDLFYEASVAGGIPILRGLVDGLASDRITQMMGIVNGTTNYILTKMSNEGRSYDEVLKEAQALGFAEADPTSDVEGLDAARKMAILATLGFSMHIDLEDVEVSGISNVTEEDLRYGEQLGYTMKLIGYAHREEEKVEVSVAPTFLSDNHPLASVQNEYNAVYVYGEAVGETMFYGPGAGSLPTATAVVSDLVAVIKNLRLGVNGRSAVTPQYSKQLKDDGEKFSKYFLRIHVQDEVGVFAEITSIFAKHGVSFEKILQLPIKKNETSEIVLVTHRSSLTDYDQILQKLTDLDAVKEIKSAYRVVRN; via the coding sequence ATGAAAGCAATCTCAATAGGATTATTAGGATTAGGTACTGTCGGTGCAGGTGTTATTCAGATCATTAAAAATCATCAAGATAAATTGATGCACCAAGTGGGCTGTCCAGTAATCATCAAAAAAATCCTTGTACAGGATATAAATAAAACGAGATCTATTGAAGTTGAAAAGGAATTATTAACATCAAATGCTGATGAAATACTAAATGATAAGGAAATCGATGTAATCATTGAGGTCATGGGTGGAGTTGGAGCGACAAAGGATTACTTAATCAATGCACTTAGACAAGGTAAACATGTGGTAACAGCAAATAAAGATTTGATGGCACTGCATGGTTCAGAGCTGTTAACCGTCGCTTCCGAACATGGCTGTGATTTGTTCTATGAAGCAAGTGTAGCCGGTGGTATTCCGATTTTAAGAGGGCTTGTTGATGGACTTGCTTCAGACAGAATTACACAAATGATGGGGATTGTAAACGGAACGACCAATTATATTTTAACGAAAATGAGCAATGAAGGACGTTCATATGACGAAGTGTTGAAGGAGGCACAGGCACTTGGATTTGCCGAAGCCGATCCAACTTCTGATGTTGAAGGCCTTGATGCAGCCAGAAAAATGGCAATCCTAGCTACATTAGGATTTTCTATGCACATTGATCTAGAGGATGTAGAAGTCAGCGGTATATCGAACGTTACAGAAGAAGATTTACGTTATGGAGAGCAATTGGGCTATACCATGAAATTGATTGGTTATGCTCACCGCGAAGAGGAAAAAGTGGAAGTCAGTGTAGCACCGACATTCTTGTCTGATAACCATCCGCTTGCTTCAGTACAAAACGAATATAATGCAGTTTATGTATACGGAGAAGCTGTAGGAGAAACGATGTTTTATGGGCCTGGTGCAGGTAGTCTGCCAACAGCAACGGCTGTAGTTTCCGATTTAGTGGCTGTTATTAAAAATCTTAGACTTGGGGTTAACGGCCGAAGTGCTGTAACACCTCAATATTCAAAACAGCTCAAGGATGATGGGGAAAAGTTTTCTAAGTATTTTTTGCGTATCCATGTGCAGGATGAGGTAGGGGTATTTGCTGAAATTACTTCTATTTTTGCAAAGCACGGAGTCAGCTTTGAAAAAATTTTACAGCTGCCAATTAAGAAAAACGAGACTTCCGAAATTGTTTTGGTTACCCATAGATCTTCACTAACAGATTATGATCAAATTTTACAAAAGTTAACGGATCTTGATGCAGTAAAAGAAATAAAAAGTGCTTATAGGGTTGTGAGGAATTAA
- a CDS encoding GGDEF domain-containing phosphodiesterase encodes MNYNNKEISMITKEVSFEVKNTKKGSLYVENILGRDLRIAAIAIKQALPSDYHAITNDQLKKLAAEVGVSHITLLAKTSNDIIGVRSSEVNELNMSTKDWGYWYDAFKQIFALVPVSVGKGLTLPHYWSGPIEIASSNPKHVDKWGYYYDGTTNYMIDPFFRDDKVLEYQKRFGPEKIIQDFTKDPGVLELTVFNPKNFGKKKEFVHLNGNIYIKISDQPIWYGSYQFKSYKKDADYIKKSIQTKNIQSYKDHLKGNNIIKTFVPVFPSNDEPFVIGIVYNYGLIQQELNHELQVHILLSIAIMIVVLIVSFIFSRSITKPIAYIAQQVNEIAQGNFGKTLHITRKDELGFLAENVNALSRHLQSFVSDLTESKQLIEYQAFHDPLTGLLNRRYFQEKLSPIIEHANQTREPLSVLFIDMDRFKEINDSFGHNKGDQILKIIADRIKLCLPDEDRHIISRQGGDEFTILLVNVSKEEAIIAAEAVVASLKKPYILDGNEFYLGASCGISLYPDHTKNLDSLFIYADLAMYAAKKMGGNKVVFYSDQLLKTTIDKPLYEARLRKALENQTIAVFYQPKINVASGELLGAEALLRWTDEELGNVSPEIFIPIAEDTGLIHPLWEFVMTMACHQVSEWNQDRSHPLSVSVNFSARQFQEPHYMVKRVKEILDGTRLAPQNFEIEITESILLSNSSEIVDSLRYLRDLGISISIDDFGTGYSSLSYLRNLPIDTLKIDKSFIMDITEDYRNSEIPEAIINLARSLHLNVIAEGVEKNYQKEFLLSKNCVQMQGYLFSKPLNKDEFTRFQKMK; translated from the coding sequence TTGAATTATAATAACAAAGAAATTTCAATGATCACGAAGGAAGTTTCATTTGAAGTCAAAAATACCAAAAAAGGCTCTTTATACGTAGAAAATATTCTTGGGAGAGATTTACGAATCGCAGCAATTGCTATTAAACAAGCACTTCCTTCCGATTATCATGCCATTACAAATGATCAGTTAAAAAAATTGGCTGCAGAAGTCGGTGTTTCCCATATCACATTATTAGCAAAAACAAGTAATGACATTATCGGCGTAAGATCCTCTGAGGTAAATGAACTAAATATGTCAACAAAGGATTGGGGGTATTGGTACGATGCTTTCAAACAGATATTTGCACTTGTTCCAGTATCAGTTGGTAAAGGATTGACATTGCCTCACTATTGGTCAGGTCCAATTGAAATTGCATCTTCAAACCCAAAACATGTGGATAAATGGGGCTATTATTATGACGGTACGACCAATTATATGATCGATCCTTTTTTTCGGGACGATAAAGTGTTAGAGTACCAAAAGCGATTCGGACCAGAAAAAATTATTCAAGATTTTACAAAAGATCCAGGAGTCTTGGAACTTACCGTTTTTAACCCAAAAAATTTCGGCAAAAAGAAAGAATTTGTTCATTTAAATGGAAATATCTATATCAAAATATCCGACCAGCCAATTTGGTATGGCTCGTACCAGTTTAAGAGCTATAAAAAGGACGCTGACTATATAAAAAAATCAATACAGACAAAAAATATCCAATCTTACAAGGATCATCTAAAAGGGAACAATATTATCAAAACATTTGTACCTGTCTTCCCATCAAATGATGAGCCATTTGTCATTGGAATCGTATATAACTACGGCTTAATTCAGCAAGAACTAAACCATGAATTACAAGTACATATTCTCCTTTCAATCGCCATAATGATTGTCGTATTAATTGTTAGTTTTATATTTTCCCGCTCCATTACAAAGCCAATTGCTTATATTGCCCAACAAGTAAATGAAATTGCTCAAGGGAACTTTGGGAAAACTCTTCACATTACTAGAAAAGATGAATTAGGTTTTCTTGCAGAAAATGTAAATGCTCTCTCCCGACATCTACAATCTTTTGTCAGTGACCTGACAGAAAGTAAACAATTAATTGAATACCAGGCATTTCATGATCCTTTAACAGGATTGTTAAATAGACGATATTTTCAGGAGAAGTTATCTCCTATTATCGAACATGCCAATCAAACTAGAGAACCATTATCTGTTTTGTTTATTGATATGGATCGTTTTAAAGAGATTAACGATTCATTTGGGCATAACAAAGGTGATCAAATCTTAAAGATTATTGCGGATCGGATTAAGCTTTGCTTACCTGATGAGGACCGTCATATTATATCAAGGCAGGGCGGCGATGAATTTACCATTTTATTAGTGAATGTTTCAAAAGAAGAAGCCATAATTGCAGCCGAAGCTGTAGTTGCAAGCCTAAAAAAGCCCTATATTTTGGATGGAAACGAGTTCTACCTTGGAGCAAGCTGTGGAATCAGCCTTTATCCTGATCATACAAAAAATCTAGATTCTCTATTCATATACGCCGATTTGGCCATGTACGCAGCGAAAAAAATGGGAGGAAATAAAGTAGTTTTCTATTCCGACCAGCTGCTCAAAACAACGATCGACAAACCACTTTATGAAGCGCGTTTAAGGAAAGCACTTGAAAACCAAACAATTGCCGTTTTCTATCAGCCTAAAATAAATGTTGCATCAGGCGAACTATTAGGGGCAGAAGCCTTATTAAGATGGACAGATGAAGAATTAGGAAATGTCTCACCGGAGATATTTATTCCCATTGCGGAAGATACTGGTTTAATTCATCCACTTTGGGAATTCGTAATGACTATGGCATGCCATCAAGTTAGTGAATGGAACCAGGATCGAAGTCATCCGCTATCCGTTTCTGTCAATTTCTCAGCTCGTCAATTCCAAGAGCCGCATTATATGGTCAAACGAGTGAAGGAAATTCTGGATGGGACTAGACTGGCACCGCAAAATTTTGAAATAGAAATTACAGAAAGCATACTTTTAAGCAATTCATCGGAAATTGTTGATTCACTAAGATACTTAAGAGATTTAGGTATTTCCATTTCAATTGATGACTTTGGAACTGGATATTCGTCCTTAAGCTACCTTCGCAATCTGCCAATCGATACGTTAAAAATAGACAAATCATTTATTATGGATATCACAGAGGATTACAGAAATTCGGAGATTCCAGAGGCGATCATCAATCTCGCCCGAAGCTTGCACCTAAATGTGATTGCTGAGGGAGTTGAAAAGAACTATCAAAAGGAATTTTTATTATCCAAGAATTGTGTTCAAATGCAAGGATATTTATTTAGCAAACCATTAAATAAGGATGAGTTTACAAGATTTCAAAAAATGAAATAG
- the thrC gene encoding threonine synthase has translation MRWPGLLGAYKEYLPITEQTPTLTLNEGNTPLIKLERLSEEWGVELYVKVEGANPTGSFKDRGMVMAVAKAVEEGSKTVICASTGNTSAAAAAYAARAGIKCIIVIPEGKIALGKLAQAMMYGAEIISIEGNFDQALKMVRNISKEEPITLVNSVNPYRLEGQKTAAFEVCDQLGAAPEILAIPVGNAGNISAYWKGFKEYNSDKETGLPRMFGFEAAGAAALVHNRVFENPETIATAIRIGNPASWDLAVAAVQESNGQFDEVSDEEILAAYKKLASAEGVFAEPASCASIAGIYKSIQNGKIAKGTKIVAVLTGNGLKDPDTAIKSSLVKPVHLPNDEEAVKEHIRGVVLHASK, from the coding sequence ATGAGATGGCCAGGGTTATTGGGGGCTTATAAAGAGTATTTACCTATTACAGAACAGACGCCAACACTGACATTAAATGAGGGGAACACTCCGCTAATCAAGCTCGAAAGGCTGTCAGAAGAATGGGGTGTTGAACTGTATGTGAAAGTAGAGGGGGCAAATCCGACTGGTTCCTTTAAAGACCGCGGCATGGTGATGGCTGTTGCAAAAGCGGTCGAAGAAGGAAGTAAGACCGTGATTTGTGCCTCTACGGGGAATACTTCGGCAGCAGCAGCTGCCTATGCGGCTCGAGCTGGTATAAAGTGCATCATTGTTATTCCTGAAGGGAAAATTGCCTTGGGCAAGCTGGCACAGGCAATGATGTATGGCGCAGAAATTATTTCGATCGAGGGGAATTTTGACCAAGCATTAAAAATGGTTCGTAACATAAGCAAAGAAGAGCCAATCACCCTAGTTAACTCTGTGAACCCTTACCGTCTTGAAGGGCAAAAAACGGCTGCATTTGAAGTTTGTGATCAGCTGGGGGCCGCTCCTGAAATTCTTGCCATTCCTGTAGGTAATGCAGGTAATATCAGTGCATACTGGAAGGGATTTAAGGAGTATAACAGCGATAAGGAGACGGGACTTCCTAGAATGTTTGGGTTTGAAGCAGCAGGTGCAGCAGCCCTTGTTCATAATCGTGTATTTGAAAATCCCGAAACTATTGCCACTGCTATTCGAATCGGCAATCCTGCAAGTTGGGACTTAGCCGTAGCGGCAGTTCAAGAATCCAATGGCCAATTTGATGAAGTTAGCGATGAAGAAATTTTAGCAGCGTATAAAAAATTAGCTTCCGCTGAGGGAGTTTTTGCTGAGCCTGCTTCTTGTGCCTCTATTGCCGGCATTTATAAAAGTATTCAAAATGGAAAAATAGCCAAAGGTACGAAAATAGTAGCGGTTTTAACTGGAAATGGACTGAAAGACCCTGATACTGCGATCAAAAGCAGCCTTGTCAAGCCGGTTCATTTGCCGAATGATGAAGAAGCCGTAAAAGAACATATTCGAGGGGTTGTATTGCATGCCTCTAAATAA
- the thrB gene encoding homoserine kinase has protein sequence MPLNNRLIIKVPASSANLGPGFDSIGIALDLYLTLEIEKSDRWEIFSDSPELKDLPRDEQHFICQIAIKTAEKYGKVLPPCKVKLESEIPLGRGLGSSASAIIAGIELADIVGNLGLTKEEKLLLSTEEEGHPDNVGASLYGGLVVGCYQQNEVDMLSFTDLPIEAVVAIPKEILLTKDSRDVLPKTFTQGDAIQASSTANLLVAALLSGNWELAGKMMERDRFHQPFRKPLIPFYSEIEMLAKEYGAFGVALSGAGPTVICYIEKGSGKQLVHELQTNFPEMTVKLLNIDYTGCSVYEVEQFLK, from the coding sequence ATGCCTCTAAATAATCGATTAATCATCAAGGTCCCAGCAAGTTCTGCGAACCTTGGCCCGGGATTTGATTCCATTGGCATTGCCTTGGATTTGTATTTAACATTAGAGATTGAAAAAAGTGATCGCTGGGAGATTTTTTCCGATTCTCCGGAATTAAAAGATCTGCCTCGTGACGAACAACATTTTATCTGCCAAATAGCCATTAAAACGGCAGAAAAGTATGGAAAGGTTTTACCTCCATGCAAAGTAAAGCTGGAAAGCGAAATTCCTTTAGGCCGTGGACTGGGTTCTAGTGCCTCCGCCATAATTGCCGGTATTGAACTTGCGGACATCGTTGGAAATTTAGGTTTGACAAAGGAGGAAAAGCTTCTTCTGTCAACCGAAGAGGAGGGGCATCCGGATAATGTCGGTGCTTCGCTTTACGGGGGGCTCGTAGTTGGATGTTATCAGCAAAATGAAGTAGACATGCTTTCGTTTACTGATCTTCCTATAGAAGCAGTTGTTGCCATTCCCAAAGAAATTTTATTGACTAAGGATTCACGAGATGTTCTCCCGAAAACTTTTACACAAGGTGATGCTATTCAAGCTTCATCAACGGCCAATCTATTAGTGGCTGCACTCCTAAGTGGAAATTGGGAGCTGGCTGGTAAAATGATGGAACGCGACCGCTTTCACCAGCCTTTCCGTAAACCATTAATTCCTTTTTATAGTGAAATTGAGATGTTGGCAAAAGAATACGGTGCCTTCGGCGTGGCGTTAAGCGGTGCAGGGCCAACCGTCATTTGCTATATCGAAAAAGGCAGCGGAAAACAGCTTGTGCATGAATTGCAGACAAATTTCCCTGAAATGACCGTTAAGCTCTTAAATATTGATTATACTGGATGCTCTGTATACGAAGTGGAACAATTCCTTAAATAA
- a CDS encoding NAD-dependent succinate-semialdehyde dehydrogenase — MYINGEWVGNNYELLTEVVNPATKEIIGAVPTGGALEATSAVDAAHRAFKTWSKKTAEERYQLLYKWYQLIDENKLEIAKIMTMEQGKPLKEALGEMQYANSFISWYAEEGKRIYGETIPASHTNKRILVRKEPVGVVAAITPWNFPAAMITRKVGPAMAAGCTCVVKPANQTPLTALKMVELAHEAGIPSGVINVITGKSSEIGDAWLKDPRVSKITFTGSTEVGKMLMRGAADTVKKVSLELGGNAPFIVMDDANLEKAAAGLVQSKFRNAGQTCICTNRVYVQEGVKEKFIKLFQAELEKLKVGNGLEEGTDIGPLIDEAAYKKVDSLVKDAVSKGGTVTYTGLKPDQENGHFYAPTILTDVHDDMECMRDEIFGPLAPISTFKTEEEVIERANNSCFGLAAYVYTDNLSRAFRITEQLEYGIVGLNDALPSVAQAPFGGFKESGLGREGGHFGIEEFLEVKYISIGLDL, encoded by the coding sequence ATGTATATAAATGGAGAATGGGTTGGCAATAATTATGAATTGCTTACAGAAGTAGTAAACCCGGCTACGAAAGAAATAATTGGAGCAGTTCCAACCGGAGGTGCTCTTGAAGCAACAAGTGCAGTTGATGCTGCCCATCGTGCTTTTAAAACATGGTCGAAAAAAACAGCTGAAGAACGTTATCAGCTTTTATATAAATGGTACCAGCTAATCGATGAAAACAAGCTGGAAATAGCTAAAATTATGACCATGGAACAGGGGAAACCATTAAAAGAAGCACTCGGAGAAATGCAGTACGCAAACAGTTTCATCTCTTGGTATGCTGAAGAAGGAAAACGGATTTACGGTGAAACTATTCCTGCATCACATACGAATAAGAGAATTCTTGTAAGAAAAGAACCTGTTGGTGTAGTAGCTGCGATTACTCCTTGGAATTTTCCAGCAGCAATGATTACCCGCAAAGTAGGACCGGCAATGGCTGCAGGATGTACTTGCGTGGTAAAGCCAGCGAATCAAACGCCGCTGACAGCATTGAAAATGGTGGAACTTGCTCATGAAGCTGGAATTCCTAGCGGTGTTATCAATGTCATTACCGGTAAATCCTCAGAAATTGGTGATGCTTGGTTGAAGGATCCTCGTGTATCTAAAATTACTTTTACAGGATCTACGGAAGTTGGAAAAATGTTAATGCGGGGAGCAGCGGATACGGTGAAAAAGGTTTCGTTGGAACTTGGAGGAAATGCTCCATTTATCGTTATGGACGATGCCAATTTGGAAAAAGCGGCGGCCGGACTCGTTCAATCAAAATTCCGCAATGCAGGTCAAACCTGTATTTGTACAAACCGGGTATATGTACAAGAAGGAGTAAAAGAAAAGTTTATTAAACTTTTCCAAGCAGAATTAGAAAAGCTTAAGGTCGGTAACGGACTTGAGGAAGGGACGGATATTGGACCGTTAATTGACGAAGCTGCCTATAAAAAAGTGGATTCCCTAGTTAAAGATGCAGTCAGCAAAGGCGGTACGGTAACATATACTGGTCTCAAGCCTGATCAAGAGAACGGTCACTTCTATGCACCCACTATCTTAACCGATGTTCATGATGATATGGAATGTATGAGAGATGAGATTTTTGGCCCGCTGGCACCAATCTCTACTTTTAAAACAGAAGAAGAAGTAATTGAACGTGCTAATAATTCATGCTTTGGGCTAGCTGCCTATGTATATACGGACAATTTAAGCAGAGCATTTAGAATAACAGAGCAGCTTGAATATGGAATCGTTGGCCTTAATGACGCGCTTCCTTCTGTGGCCCAAGCTCCATTTGGAGGATTTAAAGAGAGCGGTCTTGGACGTGAAGGCGGCCATTTCGGCATCGAAGAATTCTTAGAGGTAAAATATATTTCGATTGGGTTAGATCTTTAA
- a CDS encoding HAD family hydrolase, which produces MINTILFDVDGVLLSEEHYFDASALTVWEMLISCNYLALAPEKLKTNYTETEIKEIRSLVFQNDETLKLMKSRGLNANWDMIYLVFSHQLIHLLAQIKEMEMDNIRKWCQAPIDRESLLEIGRVLSNYNVKMDFTLFEKDFSRSNVMKQELLGYLNELAYEKLGVKTDIFKKGELWTICEHVSQEWYVGDDNILESTGRPSVQMGKSGFLANETTLAPREEIAALFQGLLSAGYRIGIGTGRPKLETIQPFKHLEWLLYFDENHIVTEDDVLLAEKEQPESSPLSKPNPFPYIMANKGKSASVADCLKTKLPLENGESILVVGDSLADLLAARKMGVRFAAVLTGLSGQDARKEFEEHRADYILDSVLDVARILEK; this is translated from the coding sequence TTGATTAATACGATATTATTTGATGTCGATGGAGTCCTTCTTAGCGAAGAACATTATTTTGATGCCTCCGCACTGACAGTTTGGGAAATGCTGATCAGCTGCAATTATCTGGCGCTGGCACCTGAAAAACTAAAAACCAATTACACCGAAACCGAAATAAAAGAAATTCGAAGCCTTGTCTTCCAAAACGACGAAACATTGAAACTAATGAAATCGCGCGGCCTTAACGCCAATTGGGATATGATCTATCTAGTATTCAGCCATCAACTTATTCACCTATTAGCTCAGATTAAAGAGATGGAAATGGATAATATTAGAAAGTGGTGTCAGGCACCAATAGATCGGGAAAGTTTACTTGAAATTGGGAGAGTGTTGAGTAATTATAATGTGAAAATGGATTTCACTTTGTTTGAGAAGGATTTTTCTCGTTCGAATGTGATGAAGCAGGAGCTGCTGGGTTATTTAAATGAGCTTGCTTATGAGAAGCTTGGGGTAAAAACAGATATCTTTAAAAAGGGAGAGCTTTGGACGATTTGTGAACATGTTTCCCAGGAATGGTATGTAGGAGATGATAATATTCTTGAATCTACTGGCAGGCCGTCAGTTCAGATGGGGAAATCAGGCTTTCTAGCAAACGAGACAACATTAGCCCCTAGGGAAGAAATCGCCGCCCTATTTCAAGGCTTGCTTTCTGCCGGTTATAGAATTGGAATTGGCACTGGGCGTCCAAAACTTGAAACCATCCAGCCTTTTAAGCATTTAGAATGGCTGCTATATTTTGATGAAAATCACATCGTCACGGAAGATGATGTTTTACTTGCAGAGAAAGAGCAACCGGAGAGCAGCCCACTTTCCAAACCGAATCCATTTCCCTATATTATGGCGAATAAAGGAAAATCTGCATCGGTTGCGGACTGTTTAAAGACGAAGCTGCCGCTCGAAAATGGGGAGTCCATCTTGGTAGTAGGCGATTCTCTTGCCGACCTATTGGCTGCTAGAAAAATGGGAGTACGGTTTGCCGCCGTGTTAACCGGCTTGTCTGGTCAGGATGCCAGAAAAGAATTTGAAGAGCATCGAGCTGATTATATTTTGGATTCTGTCCTTGATGTGGCACGGATTTTAGAAAAATAA
- the serA gene encoding phosphoglycerate dehydrogenase, whose translation MYKVLVTDGISQTGLKDLLEHPNFIVDRQPTLPVEELKNIIGEYDALIVRSQTKVTAELLEAAHRLQVIARAGVGVDNIDVNAATRKGIIVINAPGANTIAATEHTLAMMLALARKIPQAHQKTAGGDWDRNSFKGVELYKKTLGVVGMGKIGTEVAKRAKAFGMNILGFDPYLTEERAKKLGMTKASLDLIAKESDFITIHTPLTNDTRGIINEEFFKKTKKGVRFVNCARGGIIDEKALVRAIQSGQVAGAALDVFEKEPVADPELLQNPNIVVTPHLGASTVEAQEKVAQEVSAEIIEILEAKNIQHAVNMPQMSGETQAKLQPYLLLGDHVGQLAVQLLNKQAPTKIEINYYGDLIDEDTELLTRTILKGILSYHLSDSVNLINVLHLLKEQGVPYNVQKNATNKGFANYLELSVSQSNETAKIGATVLNGYGARIVKINQYRIDIKPEKYLLYIKHHDVPGMIGKVGSLLGDFQINIGTMQVGRTEIGGEAIMVLTLDKTVENEVLRAIERIEGIKETQLLELENVETFASERVEPHKVESI comes from the coding sequence ATGTATAAAGTATTAGTAACAGATGGAATTAGCCAAACAGGTTTAAAAGATTTATTGGAACATCCTAATTTTATTGTGGATCGTCAGCCAACACTTCCTGTTGAAGAATTAAAAAACATTATTGGCGAATATGATGCCTTGATTGTTCGCAGCCAAACAAAGGTAACAGCAGAATTGCTTGAAGCAGCTCACCGTTTGCAGGTAATTGCCAGAGCTGGGGTTGGTGTCGATAATATTGATGTAAATGCAGCGACACGGAAAGGAATTATCGTTATTAATGCGCCAGGAGCAAATACGATCGCAGCAACGGAACATACATTGGCCATGATGCTGGCATTAGCCCGAAAAATTCCCCAAGCCCATCAAAAAACGGCTGGCGGTGATTGGGACCGCAACTCTTTCAAAGGGGTGGAGTTGTACAAAAAAACACTTGGTGTTGTTGGTATGGGTAAGATCGGAACTGAAGTAGCTAAACGGGCTAAAGCCTTTGGGATGAACATTTTAGGTTTTGACCCCTACTTAACAGAAGAACGTGCCAAGAAGCTTGGCATGACAAAAGCAAGCCTTGATTTAATTGCCAAAGAATCTGATTTTATTACGATTCACACCCCGCTGACAAATGATACAAGAGGAATCATTAATGAAGAGTTTTTCAAAAAAACTAAAAAAGGCGTCCGCTTTGTCAACTGTGCCCGCGGCGGCATTATTGACGAAAAAGCATTAGTTCGCGCTATTCAATCAGGTCAAGTTGCAGGAGCAGCATTAGATGTGTTTGAAAAAGAACCTGTGGCAGACCCAGAATTACTGCAGAATCCGAACATCGTTGTCACACCGCATCTTGGTGCTTCAACAGTTGAAGCACAGGAAAAAGTGGCTCAAGAGGTCAGTGCAGAAATTATAGAAATTTTAGAAGCTAAGAATATTCAGCATGCTGTTAATATGCCGCAAATGTCCGGGGAAACACAGGCAAAGCTACAGCCATATTTATTGCTTGGCGATCATGTAGGCCAGCTTGCTGTCCAATTGTTAAACAAACAGGCCCCAACCAAAATCGAAATCAATTATTATGGGGACCTAATTGATGAAGATACTGAACTATTGACACGTACAATACTCAAGGGGATTCTATCCTATCATTTAAGCGATTCTGTTAATCTCATAAATGTGCTTCATCTTTTGAAGGAACAGGGCGTCCCTTATAATGTCCAAAAAAATGCAACTAATAAAGGCTTTGCCAACTATTTGGAGCTTTCCGTTTCACAAAGCAATGAAACAGCTAAAATCGGTGCCACTGTATTAAATGGCTACGGTGCACGCATTGTGAAGATTAATCAATATCGAATTGATATTAAACCGGAAAAGTACCTATTATATATAAAACATCATGACGTTCCTGGAATGATCGGCAAGGTCGGCTCCCTGTTAGGCGACTTCCAAATCAATATCGGTACCATGCAAGTTGGCCGAACAGAAATTGGCGGCGAGGCGATCATGGTGTTAACACTTGATAAAACAGTAGAAAATGAAGTATTACGTGCAATTGAACGTATTGAGGGTATTAAAGAAACACAGCTGCTGGAGCTCGAAAATGTTGAAACATTTGCGTCTGAACGGGTAGAGCCGCATAAAGTGGAAAGTATTTAA